In Actinoplanes sp. NBC_00393, a single genomic region encodes these proteins:
- a CDS encoding SCO7613 C-terminal domain-containing membrane protein, with amino-acid sequence MLFALGGLLLIVAAAVFTAVAWAQVGVLGRALLLGAATAAVLAVPPFAARRGLTAAAETLAAVGLLMILLDGYAAWAVDFLGVAGSPPEMYAAAVCTVTAVTALGYGRLVGLPGPRLAALLVAQPVLPLAAAAASPDLLGWALALTGVAAFNVVVLRVRPSRFAVDGVGLIAYVCGGAAAALAALLTLPELIAADGLARAAAAGGVLVLVTAVVTGAAWLSGSRPAQAVTGGLLVVALGTAAAGWAVRLDFGTGTLRLAVVGLILAALAAVARPRLPGIVGYGPWIGALVVVAVPAVAVAGWTVVAARNSVEAAWPLFEAPWAETVTGVGRDLPVAAGAVVCAYLLLLPARTRIDLGLTALAVVGFLAPAAFRLPWWSAAIVGMLVAAVALALAARARTPGTLAVRLVVSAAAAGHALLTGLGRPGVAAGVCAAIALITIGMALAVRSGPRRADAGAGAVAIGLLAVPAAVWLALIAVEASPTVQVRTVFGVVVLLCGAVWLLPWYAGEALAIALLLTTSSPLWAFAGDDPVALYAAGALLLVAAMLWLRAANAGACASAVPVPAVVLVVVTWPDLAVVLLEPYEELAGMWSGVVPAVSPVAWSTVTAVLIVAVGTALTGLHAAGRPTTAPNDPSPADTASPADTASPADTASPADTASPADTASPAGTASLVRAAVSAAAPLLALAIPLAFAAARAPWPTVPMAGLIVGLTGLVALALTTPRTIAALFGALAAAGLAGSAPTYGATLAALGLLTVAAAVIGVSARTESARTTGWVTAALAVTALAYTSADSAGLDADNTALTVLAAAAAAAALDAALTRYGRPHEARPVAAVAHSTAVVALFLTDTTERAAVICTLWSTVLVLRALLPGESRRTRFTYAIAAGGAALLGWWLFLVSLDVETAELYTLPAAALALAAGWFARRGRPGLPSWTAYGPALAAGFLPTLAVISNSASYNPEYGRRLLLGVAALAVLVIGARARLQAPVVTGGGVLALVALHEVIQFWDLVPRWVPLAIGGLLLVGIATTMEQRRKDLLRVRNAVSRMG; translated from the coding sequence GTGCTTTTTGCGCTTGGTGGGTTGCTGTTGATTGTGGCGGCCGCGGTCTTCACCGCGGTGGCCTGGGCCCAGGTCGGCGTGCTCGGGCGGGCGTTGCTGCTCGGCGCGGCCACGGCTGCGGTGCTGGCGGTGCCGCCGTTCGCGGCTCGGCGTGGCCTGACGGCCGCCGCGGAGACGCTGGCGGCGGTCGGGCTTTTGATGATTCTTCTTGATGGGTACGCGGCCTGGGCGGTCGACTTTCTCGGGGTGGCGGGTTCACCCCCGGAGATGTACGCCGCCGCGGTCTGCACGGTGACCGCGGTGACGGCCCTCGGGTACGGGCGGCTGGTCGGGCTGCCCGGTCCACGGCTCGCGGCTCTGCTCGTTGCCCAACCGGTGCTGCCGCTGGCTGCGGCGGCGGCCTCGCCGGATCTGCTCGGCTGGGCGCTCGCGCTGACCGGGGTGGCCGCGTTCAACGTGGTGGTGCTGCGGGTGCGGCCGTCCCGGTTCGCGGTGGACGGGGTGGGGCTGATCGCGTACGTCTGTGGCGGCGCCGCGGCTGCGCTGGCCGCTCTGCTGACGCTGCCGGAGTTGATCGCCGCCGACGGGTTGGCGCGTGCGGCTGCCGCCGGTGGTGTGCTGGTGCTGGTCACCGCGGTCGTAACCGGCGCCGCGTGGCTGAGCGGCAGCCGGCCGGCGCAGGCGGTCACCGGCGGGCTGCTGGTGGTCGCGCTGGGCACGGCGGCCGCGGGCTGGGCGGTGCGGCTTGATTTCGGTACGGGCACCCTGCGCCTCGCCGTGGTCGGACTGATCCTGGCCGCACTCGCGGCAGTGGCCCGGCCGCGGTTGCCGGGAATCGTCGGGTACGGCCCGTGGATCGGCGCGCTCGTCGTGGTGGCCGTCCCGGCGGTCGCGGTTGCCGGCTGGACGGTCGTCGCAGCGCGCAACAGTGTCGAGGCCGCCTGGCCACTGTTCGAGGCGCCGTGGGCGGAAACGGTCACCGGCGTGGGGCGGGATCTGCCGGTGGCGGCGGGGGCGGTCGTTTGCGCGTACCTCCTCCTGTTACCCGCCCGAACCCGCATCGACCTCGGCCTGACCGCTCTGGCGGTGGTGGGGTTCCTGGCGCCGGCGGCCTTCCGGCTGCCGTGGTGGTCGGCAGCGATCGTCGGCATGCTGGTCGCCGCGGTCGCGCTGGCGCTTGCTGCACGGGCCCGGACCCCGGGCACGCTCGCGGTCCGGCTCGTGGTCTCCGCCGCGGCGGCCGGGCACGCACTGCTCACCGGCCTCGGCCGGCCCGGGGTGGCCGCGGGTGTCTGCGCCGCGATCGCGCTGATCACTATCGGTATGGCCCTGGCGGTACGGTCCGGACCACGCCGCGCCGACGCCGGCGCGGGCGCCGTGGCGATCGGCCTGCTCGCGGTCCCGGCGGCGGTGTGGCTGGCCTTGATCGCGGTGGAGGCCTCCCCGACGGTCCAGGTGCGCACGGTTTTCGGGGTGGTCGTCCTGCTCTGCGGCGCGGTGTGGTTGCTCCCCTGGTACGCGGGCGAGGCTCTCGCGATCGCCCTGCTGCTGACGACGTCGAGTCCGTTGTGGGCGTTCGCCGGGGATGATCCGGTGGCGCTCTACGCGGCCGGCGCCTTGCTCCTGGTGGCGGCGATGCTGTGGCTGCGCGCCGCGAATGCCGGGGCTTGCGCGTCCGCTGTCCCGGTGCCCGCGGTGGTGCTGGTCGTGGTGACGTGGCCGGATCTGGCGGTCGTTCTCCTCGAGCCGTATGAGGAGCTGGCCGGAATGTGGTCCGGCGTGGTGCCGGCGGTCTCGCCGGTCGCTTGGTCGACCGTGACCGCGGTGCTGATCGTCGCGGTGGGGACCGCCCTCACCGGCTTGCACGCCGCCGGCCGCCCAACAACCGCGCCGAACGACCCGAGCCCGGCCGACACGGCAAGCCCGGCCGACACGGCAAGCCCGGCCGACACGGCAAGCCCGGCCGACACGGCAAGCCCGGCCGACACGGCAAGCCCGGCCGGCACGGCAAGCTTGGTGCGCGCCGCGGTATCGGCGGCCGCACCGCTTCTCGCCTTGGCGATTCCGCTGGCGTTCGCTGCCGCGCGGGCGCCCTGGCCGACCGTCCCGATGGCCGGGCTGATCGTCGGCCTCACCGGCCTGGTAGCGCTCGCCCTCACCACACCCCGGACGATTGCAGCGCTGTTCGGCGCGCTCGCCGCAGCCGGCCTGGCGGGCTCGGCCCCCACCTACGGCGCCACCCTGGCCGCCCTCGGCCTCCTGACAGTGGCGGCAGCCGTGATCGGCGTCAGCGCCCGCACCGAGTCCGCAAGGACCACCGGCTGGGTAACCGCAGCGCTCGCCGTGACCGCCCTCGCCTACACCTCCGCCGACAGCGCCGGCCTGGACGCCGACAACACCGCCCTGACCGTCCTGGCCGCCGCCGCAGCGGCAGCCGCATTGGACGCTGCCCTGACCCGCTACGGTCGGCCGCACGAGGCCAGACCGGTAGCCGCCGTCGCACACTCCACCGCGGTGGTCGCCCTCTTCCTGACCGACACCACCGAACGCGCAGCCGTGATCTGCACGCTCTGGTCCACCGTCCTGGTCCTCCGGGCTCTGCTACCAGGGGAGAGCCGCCGCACCCGCTTCACCTACGCGATCGCGGCAGGCGGCGCCGCCCTACTCGGCTGGTGGCTGTTCCTCGTCTCGCTCGACGTGGAAACGGCCGAGCTCTACACCCTCCCCGCCGCCGCGCTGGCCTTAGCCGCCGGCTGGTTCGCCCGCCGGGGACGACCCGGTCTGCCGTCGTGGACCGCGTACGGCCCAGCGCTGGCCGCCGGCTTCCTGCCCACCCTCGCGGTGATCAGCAACAGCGCCTCGTACAACCCGGAGTACGGCCGGCGCCTCCTGCTCGGCGTCGCCGCCCTGGCCGTACTGGTGATCGGCGCCCGGGCCCGGCTCCAAGCGCCGGTGGTGACCGGCGGCGGCGTGCTGGCGCTGGTCGCACTGCACGAGGTGATCCAGTTCTGGGACCTGGTGCCGCGCTGGGTGCCGCTGGCCATCGGCGGCCTGCTGCTGGTCGGCATCGCCACCACGATGGAGCAGCGCCGAAAAGACCTGCTGCGCGTGCGCAACGCGGTCAGCCGGATGGGCTGA